Proteins encoded together in one Porites lutea chromosome 2, jaPorLute2.1, whole genome shotgun sequence window:
- the LOC140929048 gene encoding myb-related protein A-like isoform X1, whose amino-acid sequence MLLLLKAAESVARGYSVPVEEEPSQRTHRRKKKVNKGRWTKEEDDKLKELVDEIGTDSWKEVASHFSDRTDVQCLHRWQKVLNPELVKGPWTKEEDDKVVELVHKYGAKRWSLIAQHLKGRIGKQCRERWHNHLNPHIKKTAWTEDEDRIIYEAHITMGNKWAEIAKLLPGRTDNSIKNHWNSTMRRKVESAGYDHYRRVRYHASEKRYNKGHLLPGKKDKRRREDIDSPDMFSDLYSSSADDLPSMATSQAESSSSSRKYRSSSVLTNIKSKPANQSAVRKTESDGKSSSTQGLMSPFRTFILSEGDSLFDSDPSAWGDISSFDKNTAAAVKSIPLSKLTSPGTTGYRFDGNSIASLRTGGGSLIPITSPVIQTRFSTPPTILRRGRKRKSGDLDPSCYATTEASFSSPKGATPIKSLPFSPSQFLNSPVHNSKIQTSTPANGKSQSSMVDTTLHTPGVLETSINEDPFRTPRIRRTLLSVSPRTPTPFKNALKVLNETKLAHTPGNFEADFNEIIKKEEEESGLHLSSSTEKTPRRVRTSLEEKYARLSKTATEVSSVPVSIKEEQSDVNEQQNSIITVEDSGIVQTSLSTSPSQDSSHIKPSEIFGKHDPFATPSTVPTETVVSGNNAAQTTHIEPFLCPNAVDNMQRHRRKGHPMRLLRFQETPQKSAPKLDSKWEQVACGKTPDQQLLTRQAHQFLASYRPAARTLHFSTTTTVA is encoded by the exons ATGTTGCTTCTTCTTAAGGCAGCAGAATCAGTTGCACG GGGTTATAGTGTTCCAGTGGAGGAGGAACCGTCGCAGAGAACTCATCGTCGAAAGAAGAAAGTTAACAAGGGACGATGGACGAAAGAAGAG GATGACAAGCTGAAGGAGTTGGTAGATGAAATTGGAACAGATAGCTGGAAAGAAGTAGCAAGCCATTTTTCTGATCGTACTGATGTACAGTGTCTGCACAGATGGCAAAAAGTACTCAATCCAGAGCTTGTGAAAGGACCCTGGACAAAAGAG GAGGATGATAAAGTGGTTGAATTGGTGCACAAGTATGGTGCTAAAAGGTGGTCTCTCATTGCTCAACACTTGAAAGGACGGATTGGTAAACAGTGTAGAGAAAG ATGGCATAACCATTTAAATCCCCATATAAAGAAAACAGCTTGGACAGAAGATGAAGATAGGATTATTTATGAAGCCCACATTACTATGGGGAATAAGTGGGCTGAGATTGCAAAACTCCTGCCAGGAAG AACTgacaattcaataaaaaaccaCTGGAATTCCACAATGAGGAGAAAGGTTGAAAGTGCAGGCTATGATCATTACAGGAGAGTTAGATACCATGCA TCTGAGAAGAGATACAACAAGGGACACCTTCTTCCTGGAAAGAAAG ataagagaagaagagaagataTTGACTCACCAGATATGTTTAGTGACCTTTACTCTTCATCTGCTGATGATCTTCCCTCTATGGCTACTAGTCAGGCAGAAAGTTCTTCAAGTTCTAGAAAATACAGAAGTAGTTCAGTCCTCACCAACATCAAATCGAAGCCAGCCAATCAGTCTGCAgtaagaaaaactgaaagtgACGGGAAGTCATCGTCAACTCAGGGACTGATGTCCCcctttagaacatttattctcTCTGAGGGAGACTCCCTTTTTGACTCAGATCCATCTGCTTGGGGTGATATAAGCTCATTTGATAAGAATACTGCTGCCGCAGTCAAATCTATACCTCTTTCCAAGCTGACATCTCCAGGTACTACAG GGTACAGATTTGATGGCAATTCTATAGCAAGTCTTCGGACTGGTGGAGG GTCTTTAATTCCCATAACATCCCCAGTTATACAAACAAGGTTTAGCACACCTCCAACAATACtgagaagaggaagaaaaagaaaa TCTGGTGACTTAGATCCCAGTTGCTATGCCACCACAGAAGCCTCTTTCAGCAGTCCAAAGGGAGCCACACCTATCAAGTCTCTCCCATTTTCACCTTCACAGTTTCTAAACTCTCCAGTACATAACAGCAAAATTCAGACCTCAACTCCAGCTAATGGAAAAAGCCAAAGCAGTATGGTTGACACGACTCTGCACACACCAGGTGTCTTAGAAACCAGCATCAATGAGGACCCTTTCCGCACACCACGCATCAGAAGGACATTGTTGAGTGTGTCACCACGGACTCCAACGCCATTTAAGAATGCCTTGAAGGtgttaaatgaaacaaaactggcCCAT ACACCTGGCAATTTTGAAGCAGATTTTAATGAAATTATCAAGAAAGAGGAGGAAGAAAGTGGGCTGCACTTATCTTCAAGTACAGAAAAAACCCCTCGTAGAGTACGAACCTCACTGGAGGAAAAATATGCCAGGTTAAGTAAGACTGCCACAGAAGTCTCTTCAGTGCCTGTATCCATAAAAGAAGAGCAGTCAGATGTAAATGAGCAGCAAAATTCCATAATAACTGTG gAGGACTCTGGCATTGTGCAGACATCACTCTCAACATCCCCATCCCAGGATTCTTCTCACATTAAGCCTTCTGAAATCTTTGGGAAGCATGATCCCTTTGCCACACCCAGCACCGTTCCAACTGAAACTGTAGTAAGTGGAAATAATGCAGCACAAACAACACACATTGAACCTTTCTTGTGCCCTAATGCTGTGGATAACATGCAG CGACACCGAAGAAAAGGACATCCTATGCGTCTGCTCCGATTTCAGGAAACACCACAGAAATCAGCACCAAAg CTTGACTCAAAATGGGAACAAGTAGCTTGCGGCAAGACTCCAGATCAGCAGCTGCTTACACGGCAAGCACATCAGTTCCTTGCCAGTTACAGACCCGCAGCCCGTACACTTCACTTCAGCACCACCACAACAGTCGCTTAA
- the LOC140929048 gene encoding myb-related protein A-like isoform X2 has protein sequence MLLLLKAAESVARGYSVPVEEEPSQRTHRRKKKVNKGRWTKEEDDKLKELVDEIGTDSWKEVASHFSDRTDVQCLHRWQKVLNPELVKGPWTKEEDDKVVELVHKYGAKRWSLIAQHLKGRIGKQCRERWHNHLNPHIKKTAWTEDEDRIIYEAHITMGNKWAEIAKLLPGRTDNSIKNHWNSTMRRKVESAGYDHYRRVRYHASEKRYNKGHLLPGKKDKRRREDIDSPDMFSDLYSSSADDLPSMATSQAESSSSSRKYRSSSVLTNIKSKPANQSAVRKTESDGKSSSTQGLMSPFRTFILSEGDSLFDSDPSAWGDISSFDKNTAAAVKSIPLSKLTSPGTTGYRFDGNSIASLRTGGGSLIPITSPVIQTRFSTPPTILRRGRKRKSGDLDPSCYATTEASFSSPKGATPIKSLPFSPSQFLNSPVHNSKIQTSTPANGKSQSSMVDTTLHTPGVLETSINEDPFRTPRIRRTLLSVSPRTPTPFKNALKVLNETKLAHTPGNFEADFNEIIKKEEEESGLHLSSSTEKTPRRVRTSLEEKYARLSKTATEVSSVPVSIKEEQSDVNEQQNSIITVEDSGIVQTSLSTSPSQDSSHIKPSEIFGKHDPFATPSTVPTETVRHRRKGHPMRLLRFQETPQKSAPKLDSKWEQVACGKTPDQQLLTRQAHQFLASYRPAARTLHFSTTTTVA, from the exons ATGTTGCTTCTTCTTAAGGCAGCAGAATCAGTTGCACG GGGTTATAGTGTTCCAGTGGAGGAGGAACCGTCGCAGAGAACTCATCGTCGAAAGAAGAAAGTTAACAAGGGACGATGGACGAAAGAAGAG GATGACAAGCTGAAGGAGTTGGTAGATGAAATTGGAACAGATAGCTGGAAAGAAGTAGCAAGCCATTTTTCTGATCGTACTGATGTACAGTGTCTGCACAGATGGCAAAAAGTACTCAATCCAGAGCTTGTGAAAGGACCCTGGACAAAAGAG GAGGATGATAAAGTGGTTGAATTGGTGCACAAGTATGGTGCTAAAAGGTGGTCTCTCATTGCTCAACACTTGAAAGGACGGATTGGTAAACAGTGTAGAGAAAG ATGGCATAACCATTTAAATCCCCATATAAAGAAAACAGCTTGGACAGAAGATGAAGATAGGATTATTTATGAAGCCCACATTACTATGGGGAATAAGTGGGCTGAGATTGCAAAACTCCTGCCAGGAAG AACTgacaattcaataaaaaaccaCTGGAATTCCACAATGAGGAGAAAGGTTGAAAGTGCAGGCTATGATCATTACAGGAGAGTTAGATACCATGCA TCTGAGAAGAGATACAACAAGGGACACCTTCTTCCTGGAAAGAAAG ataagagaagaagagaagataTTGACTCACCAGATATGTTTAGTGACCTTTACTCTTCATCTGCTGATGATCTTCCCTCTATGGCTACTAGTCAGGCAGAAAGTTCTTCAAGTTCTAGAAAATACAGAAGTAGTTCAGTCCTCACCAACATCAAATCGAAGCCAGCCAATCAGTCTGCAgtaagaaaaactgaaagtgACGGGAAGTCATCGTCAACTCAGGGACTGATGTCCCcctttagaacatttattctcTCTGAGGGAGACTCCCTTTTTGACTCAGATCCATCTGCTTGGGGTGATATAAGCTCATTTGATAAGAATACTGCTGCCGCAGTCAAATCTATACCTCTTTCCAAGCTGACATCTCCAGGTACTACAG GGTACAGATTTGATGGCAATTCTATAGCAAGTCTTCGGACTGGTGGAGG GTCTTTAATTCCCATAACATCCCCAGTTATACAAACAAGGTTTAGCACACCTCCAACAATACtgagaagaggaagaaaaagaaaa TCTGGTGACTTAGATCCCAGTTGCTATGCCACCACAGAAGCCTCTTTCAGCAGTCCAAAGGGAGCCACACCTATCAAGTCTCTCCCATTTTCACCTTCACAGTTTCTAAACTCTCCAGTACATAACAGCAAAATTCAGACCTCAACTCCAGCTAATGGAAAAAGCCAAAGCAGTATGGTTGACACGACTCTGCACACACCAGGTGTCTTAGAAACCAGCATCAATGAGGACCCTTTCCGCACACCACGCATCAGAAGGACATTGTTGAGTGTGTCACCACGGACTCCAACGCCATTTAAGAATGCCTTGAAGGtgttaaatgaaacaaaactggcCCAT ACACCTGGCAATTTTGAAGCAGATTTTAATGAAATTATCAAGAAAGAGGAGGAAGAAAGTGGGCTGCACTTATCTTCAAGTACAGAAAAAACCCCTCGTAGAGTACGAACCTCACTGGAGGAAAAATATGCCAGGTTAAGTAAGACTGCCACAGAAGTCTCTTCAGTGCCTGTATCCATAAAAGAAGAGCAGTCAGATGTAAATGAGCAGCAAAATTCCATAATAACTGTG gAGGACTCTGGCATTGTGCAGACATCACTCTCAACATCCCCATCCCAGGATTCTTCTCACATTAAGCCTTCTGAAATCTTTGGGAAGCATGATCCCTTTGCCACACCCAGCACCGTTCCAACTGAAACTGTA CGACACCGAAGAAAAGGACATCCTATGCGTCTGCTCCGATTTCAGGAAACACCACAGAAATCAGCACCAAAg CTTGACTCAAAATGGGAACAAGTAGCTTGCGGCAAGACTCCAGATCAGCAGCTGCTTACACGGCAAGCACATCAGTTCCTTGCCAGTTACAGACCCGCAGCCCGTACACTTCACTTCAGCACCACCACAACAGTCGCTTAA